A single genomic interval of Aureliella helgolandensis harbors:
- a CDS encoding PEP-CTERM sorting domain-containing protein (PEP-CTERM proteins occur, often in large numbers, in the proteomes of bacteria that also encode an exosortase, a predicted intramembrane cysteine proteinase. The presence of a PEP-CTERM domain at a protein's C-terminus predicts cleavage within the sorting domain, followed by covalent anchoring to some some component of the (usually Gram-negative) cell surface. Many PEP-CTERM proteins exhibit an unusual sequence composition that includes large numbers of potential glycosylation sites. Expression of one such protein has been shown restore the ability of a bacterium to form floc, a type of biofilm.): MILMRYLMCTLLIGSSLQTAMADELVFTLDAARSSLTLAGSTTVGDPVNNTFAYTAQGANSLITSYGGAITVDVSDLLNPLSITFLSSNVDANVNGNWLPSDDIVPTEPASAGDYGIRIDAILTNGKMRNVDFNIAAASTSVTGGSFAVSGQTFGFNSGIIDVYSTALTAGNSIDFTNAGTLAGTGLNVAAGTGTYSVSGGIATLTIPVAVTLPYTFGPTSEPTVEGSQTYTGTLVGVAAVPEPSSLALLSLTAGCIGFVRRRSPA, encoded by the coding sequence ATGATCCTCATGCGGTACCTGATGTGTACTCTCTTGATCGGGAGTTCCCTGCAAACAGCGATGGCAGATGAGCTCGTGTTCACCCTGGACGCGGCCAGAAGTAGCTTGACGTTAGCCGGTAGCACAACGGTCGGAGACCCTGTTAACAATACGTTCGCTTATACTGCTCAAGGCGCCAACAGCTTAATTACCAGCTATGGCGGCGCGATTACAGTAGATGTCTCGGATCTCCTCAACCCACTGAGCATCACGTTTTTAAGCTCCAATGTGGATGCGAATGTGAACGGCAATTGGCTGCCATCGGACGATATCGTGCCCACTGAACCAGCCTCTGCGGGAGACTATGGAATTCGGATCGATGCAATTCTAACCAATGGCAAGATGCGGAACGTCGATTTCAACATTGCGGCCGCCTCCACATCTGTTACCGGCGGATCCTTTGCGGTTTCGGGCCAGACCTTTGGCTTTAATTCAGGCATCATCGATGTTTATTCCACTGCATTGACTGCAGGAAACTCAATCGACTTCACCAATGCTGGCACTCTTGCTGGTACGGGATTGAATGTTGCGGCCGGCACAGGGACCTATTCGGTCAGCGGTGGAATTGCCACGCTAACGATTCCGGTCGCCGTCACACTTCCGTACACCTTTGGCCCAACTAGCGAGCCTACAGTAGAAGGCAGTCAAACCTATACCGGCACACTTGTTGGTGTAGCGGCAGTTCCCGAACCCTCTTCACTGGCCCTACTCAGCCTCACTGCGGGTTGCATCGGATTCGTCCGTCGTCGCTCCCCCGCCTAG
- a CDS encoding PPC domain-containing protein — translation MTMHMRGGMIRTRCTLLCSCLLLVTGFLGSLRAAEKPELTLLFPSGGQAGTTVDVTATGKFPTWPVEVWSDDDGISWSCGTDPGKLQANIAADAPPGVRWMRLHHADGASAARPFLVGSFPEASEAEPNDRVETALPIPELPRTLHGILNKNGDVDLYSVDLKQGELVAATVDSAKWLASPVDANVQFLDSRGFVISENIDHVGLDPYLEFQAPHDGRFLVRVFGFPATPNSTIAFGGGSNWVYRLRLDSKPSPFENTLHFERQAELAGEHIPLAEGEHSELETALAVALPAHLAGCISRPKQTDYIRFPAMAKRHYRMEVLAREFGSYLDPVLSILDASGKKLATADDVNKEPDPVLNWEAPADGDFTVAVSDFHRSGDEGYRYHLLIEERPASFSATVASELISVVVGKETDWVVNIEREHGFTPDIEISLAEPNEHLQCTSVVSTHGKDSASKVTLKLTGLKPFQGPVRFQATAQSENPTPQAIGAPNSLPLWLSVTAAP, via the coding sequence ATGACAATGCACATGCGCGGCGGAATGATTCGCACCAGATGCACTCTGCTATGTAGCTGCCTATTGCTCGTCACTGGCTTCCTCGGCAGCCTGCGAGCTGCCGAAAAACCCGAGTTGACTCTACTGTTCCCTTCCGGAGGGCAAGCCGGTACGACCGTCGATGTTACCGCCACAGGTAAATTCCCCACCTGGCCGGTCGAGGTCTGGTCCGACGACGATGGCATCTCATGGAGCTGCGGAACCGACCCTGGAAAGCTGCAAGCGAACATCGCCGCCGATGCTCCACCCGGAGTGCGCTGGATGCGATTGCATCACGCCGATGGAGCGTCTGCAGCCCGCCCCTTCCTCGTCGGCTCCTTTCCCGAAGCCAGCGAAGCGGAGCCCAATGATCGCGTCGAAACGGCTCTCCCAATCCCTGAACTCCCCCGCACTCTCCACGGCATCCTCAACAAAAACGGGGACGTTGATCTGTACTCAGTAGACCTCAAGCAAGGGGAACTCGTCGCCGCTACGGTCGATTCGGCCAAGTGGCTGGCTAGCCCCGTAGATGCCAATGTGCAATTCCTCGATAGTCGCGGTTTCGTTATCTCCGAGAATATCGACCACGTCGGGCTCGATCCCTACCTGGAGTTTCAGGCTCCCCACGATGGTCGATTCCTAGTCCGCGTGTTTGGCTTTCCAGCCACTCCCAACAGCACCATCGCCTTCGGCGGAGGTAGCAATTGGGTCTACCGCCTGCGCCTCGATTCCAAACCGTCCCCCTTTGAAAATACGCTCCACTTTGAGCGTCAGGCGGAACTTGCCGGTGAGCACATTCCGCTGGCAGAAGGCGAGCACTCCGAACTAGAAACAGCGCTGGCCGTTGCTCTCCCAGCCCATCTTGCAGGTTGCATCTCGCGCCCCAAGCAAACCGACTATATCCGCTTTCCGGCCATGGCGAAGCGGCACTATCGCATGGAAGTCTTGGCCCGTGAATTCGGCTCGTACCTCGACCCTGTCCTGTCGATTCTCGATGCTTCAGGAAAGAAATTGGCCACCGCCGACGATGTGAATAAGGAACCCGATCCCGTACTGAATTGGGAAGCGCCCGCCGATGGCGATTTCACCGTCGCCGTCAGCGATTTCCACCGCTCTGGAGATGAGGGCTACCGTTACCACCTTCTGATCGAGGAGCGTCCCGCTAGCTTCTCCGCCACCGTCGCCAGCGAACTCATCTCAGTCGTGGTTGGGAAGGAGACGGATTGGGTCGTGAACATCGAACGGGAACACGGCTTCACTCCCGATATCGAAATCTCTCTAGCTGAACCGAATGAACACTTGCAATGCACCAGTGTTGTCTCGACCCATGGTAAAGATTCGGCTAGCAAAGTCACGCTCAAACTAACGGGCCTGAAACCATTCCAAGGTCCGGTCCGGTTCCAGGCGACGGCTCAGTCCGAAAATCCCACGCCACAGGCCATCGGGGCACCCAACTCATTACCTCTCTGGTTGAGCGTGACCGCCGCCCCCTAG
- a CDS encoding DUF1501 domain-containing protein — MHRRTCLQLGLAGLAGGSFVDLLALRRAAAAEAPGNDQPKSNCILIWMDGGPSHLETFDLKPEAPMEIRGEFRPINTNVPGMQICEHLPQLAKIADKYSLIRSVRHNQANHGSGNHYMMTGAPPRIPVGCGAFVSFHPSLGSVAAYERQAPHGLPSYFSMPNMSRSGGPNFLGAKYAPFVVANDPNHKDFHVRDVELPRDLPPDRFQSRRDLRQLVDRLPRYGDPQANDPVTGYDENVQQGYNLIMAPEAQKAFDIHSEPEAVRDAYGRNGFGQRALMARRLVEAGVPFVTLYDGGWDHHRDIFNVLSKRLPTWDQTVAALISDLDQRGLLETTMVIALGEFGRTPKISTLSGESTPGRDHWANAMSILFAGGGSRGGQVIGATDRQGHAAVERVLSPENYVSTVYRKLGIDPNKIYHTPSGRPAHLVSDHTPISELM, encoded by the coding sequence ATGCATCGCCGAACTTGTTTGCAATTAGGACTCGCCGGATTGGCCGGTGGTAGCTTTGTAGATCTGCTCGCCCTGCGGCGCGCGGCGGCTGCAGAGGCTCCCGGTAACGACCAACCAAAATCAAATTGCATTTTGATTTGGATGGACGGCGGACCATCGCACCTAGAGACCTTCGACCTCAAGCCCGAAGCTCCCATGGAGATCCGCGGTGAGTTTCGACCGATCAACACCAACGTTCCGGGGATGCAAATTTGTGAACACTTGCCGCAATTGGCCAAAATTGCAGACAAGTACTCGCTCATTCGCTCGGTGCGGCACAACCAAGCCAATCATGGCTCCGGAAATCATTACATGATGACCGGTGCACCGCCTCGGATCCCTGTGGGATGTGGTGCCTTCGTCAGCTTCCACCCCAGCTTGGGCTCCGTAGCGGCCTACGAACGCCAGGCTCCCCATGGACTGCCTAGCTATTTTTCGATGCCGAACATGTCGCGCTCCGGCGGGCCCAACTTCCTAGGAGCCAAGTACGCACCGTTCGTGGTGGCCAACGACCCTAACCACAAAGACTTTCACGTGAGGGATGTCGAACTCCCACGAGACCTTCCCCCCGACCGCTTCCAATCGCGTCGCGACCTACGCCAACTGGTCGATCGACTGCCACGCTACGGAGATCCTCAAGCCAACGATCCCGTAACGGGCTACGATGAGAATGTCCAACAGGGCTACAACTTGATCATGGCCCCTGAAGCACAGAAGGCCTTTGATATCCACAGCGAACCAGAGGCCGTTCGCGACGCGTACGGTCGCAACGGCTTTGGGCAACGGGCCTTGATGGCGCGGCGTCTAGTGGAAGCCGGAGTTCCCTTCGTGACACTCTACGACGGAGGCTGGGATCACCACCGCGACATATTCAATGTGTTGTCGAAACGACTTCCCACTTGGGACCAAACCGTAGCTGCGCTGATTAGCGATTTGGACCAACGCGGCCTGCTCGAAACCACCATGGTAATCGCCCTAGGCGAGTTCGGACGCACACCCAAGATTAGCACCCTCTCGGGTGAATCGACACCAGGCCGTGATCACTGGGCCAACGCGATGAGCATTCTGTTTGCTGGCGGTGGAAGCCGAGGTGGGCAAGTCATTGGGGCCACCGATCGTCAGGGCCACGCCGCGGTCGAACGGGTCCTGTCTCCCGAAAACTACGTTTCCACAGTCTATCGCAAGCTGGGGATCGATCCGAACAAGATCTACCACACACCATCCGGCCGCCCCGCTCACCTCGTGAGCGACCATACGCCGATCAGTGAGCTGATGTAG
- a CDS encoding DUF1549 and DUF1553 domain-containing protein produces MSQPPDRIAAVLTRRKPLAGLAMLAGIILCALAVQAAEPRLDERPGASSETNPPLKFELDIQPILTARGCNAGPCHGKARGQNGFELSLLGFDANMDYDSIVKNTRGRRLSPAAPHESLLLTKATGQLPHGGGIRFTEEDEDYQLLLSWIRSGTQRTTPTDPVLVSIQTSPDPHSLQAGQAQALTVTATYSDGSTRDVTRMCAYQSNEAAVVSVDANGQLQAGMLPGEATIMARYMGMIATWSTAVPRPDKIEPERYEELPRANFIDSLVHQKLATLNILPSDPCTDTQYLRRVYLDAIGRLPTADEITRFLQDADPEKRSRWVTEVLNRPEYADFWANKWADLLRPNPYRVGIKTTYSLDSWLRSAFRRNLPHDEFARQLVTAQGSTWRNGAVTIFRDRRSPDEITTMVSQLFLGLRMECAKCHQHPFEIYGQADFYGMAAHFAKVGYKGTGLSPPISGSEEIVFNKSRGEVRHPLTGEVLPPKPLFGEVAELAEDEDPRIALADWMTAPENPTFARVAVNRLWAELMGVGIVDPVDDLRATNPPSNEPLLTALAKHFQDVGYDNKQLLHTILTSQTYALSSQPNATNLADNRNFSRHYRKRLRAEVVSDALSDITGQPESFSGLPSSTRAMELWTVRASSELLDAFGRPDPNQDPPCERATSATMTQALHLMNANHIQNRITSDGGRCQALAASDRDAESIVQELYLTIFSRPADAAEVTALLPEFSAPDVDRRKLIEDLMWSMVNSPEFLYLD; encoded by the coding sequence ATGTCTCAACCGCCAGACCGCATCGCAGCCGTGCTAACACGCAGGAAACCTCTCGCCGGACTTGCAATGCTGGCTGGAATCATCCTCTGCGCGCTCGCCGTCCAAGCAGCCGAGCCTCGCCTGGACGAGCGACCAGGAGCATCCTCGGAGACGAATCCGCCTCTCAAATTTGAGCTGGACATTCAGCCGATCCTTACGGCGCGCGGTTGCAACGCTGGCCCCTGCCATGGAAAAGCTCGAGGACAAAACGGATTTGAGCTGTCTCTACTCGGCTTTGACGCCAACATGGACTACGATTCCATCGTCAAGAACACGCGTGGCCGCCGGCTCTCGCCCGCCGCCCCGCACGAGAGTCTGCTGCTCACCAAAGCCACCGGGCAACTTCCTCACGGCGGCGGCATTCGATTCACCGAAGAGGATGAAGATTACCAGCTTCTGCTCAGCTGGATTCGCTCCGGTACGCAACGCACCACGCCGACGGACCCGGTATTAGTTAGCATCCAAACCTCTCCCGATCCTCACTCGCTCCAGGCTGGACAGGCGCAAGCTCTGACGGTAACCGCAACCTACAGCGATGGTTCCACGCGCGATGTTACGCGGATGTGCGCCTACCAGTCGAACGAGGCTGCGGTGGTGTCGGTCGATGCCAACGGACAACTGCAAGCCGGCATGCTCCCTGGCGAGGCGACGATCATGGCGCGTTACATGGGGATGATTGCTACCTGGAGTACCGCAGTCCCGCGGCCTGATAAAATCGAGCCCGAGCGCTACGAAGAATTGCCGCGAGCCAACTTCATCGACTCTCTGGTCCACCAGAAGCTGGCCACACTGAATATCCTCCCCAGCGATCCGTGCACCGATACGCAGTACCTGCGCCGAGTCTACCTTGACGCTATCGGCCGCCTCCCCACCGCCGATGAGATCACGCGATTCTTGCAGGATGCCGATCCCGAAAAGCGTTCTCGGTGGGTGACTGAAGTGCTCAACCGCCCCGAATACGCCGATTTCTGGGCGAATAAGTGGGCAGATCTTCTGCGCCCCAACCCATATCGCGTGGGGATCAAGACCACCTACAGCCTAGACAGTTGGCTTCGCAGTGCATTCCGTCGCAACTTGCCGCACGACGAATTCGCGCGGCAGCTGGTCACCGCCCAAGGCAGTACCTGGCGCAACGGTGCCGTCACCATCTTTCGGGATCGTCGCTCACCCGACGAGATCACCACGATGGTCAGCCAGCTGTTCTTAGGCTTGCGCATGGAGTGTGCCAAGTGCCATCAGCACCCCTTCGAAATATACGGACAAGCCGATTTCTATGGCATGGCAGCCCATTTCGCCAAAGTTGGCTACAAGGGAACTGGACTGTCGCCCCCAATTTCCGGTAGCGAAGAGATCGTGTTCAACAAGTCTCGCGGAGAAGTCCGACATCCGCTCACCGGCGAAGTGTTGCCACCCAAGCCCCTGTTTGGTGAAGTCGCTGAGTTGGCAGAGGATGAAGATCCACGGATTGCTTTGGCAGATTGGATGACCGCACCGGAAAATCCTACGTTTGCCCGCGTAGCGGTCAATCGATTGTGGGCCGAGCTGATGGGCGTTGGAATCGTAGACCCTGTCGATGACCTCCGCGCTACCAACCCACCCAGCAACGAACCGCTCCTGACGGCCTTAGCAAAACACTTCCAAGACGTCGGCTACGACAACAAGCAACTCCTACACACCATTCTCACCAGCCAGACCTACGCCCTCTCCTCACAACCCAATGCTACCAACTTAGCCGACAATCGCAATTTTTCTCGGCACTACCGGAAGCGTCTCCGGGCAGAAGTCGTTTCCGACGCGCTGTCCGATATCACGGGACAGCCGGAGAGCTTTAGCGGCTTGCCATCGAGCACGCGGGCGATGGAGTTGTGGACGGTACGTGCCAGTTCTGAACTGCTAGACGCCTTTGGCCGACCCGACCCCAATCAAGACCCACCATGCGAACGAGCCACCTCAGCCACCATGACGCAGGCCTTGCATTTGATGAATGCCAACCACATTCAGAACCGCATTACGAGCGATGGTGGTCGCTGCCAAGCGTTGGCTGCGTCGGATCGAGACGCTGAGAGTATCGTTCAAGAGCTTTACTTGACCATCTTTAGTCGCCCTGCAGACGCTGCGGAAGTGACTGCTTTGCTCCCCGAGTTTTCAGCACCCGACGTCGACCGCCGCAAGCTGATTGAAGACCTAATGTGGTCGATGGTGAATTCGCCAGAATTTTTGTACTTAGACTAG
- a CDS encoding glycine zipper domain-containing protein, giving the protein MNKHFTLAVVVVFACSNVAWGQRTNTTGGAAVGGAAGAIIGGIIGHQNDETPEGALIGGAVGAITGGLLGRAKDNQITEQQYRQQQAYYQGQQQAYAQQQVIAETGVNINDVVNMSRSGLNETLILNHIQAKGVQRRLEVSEIIALHQQGVSDVVISAMQSAPLAAQLAAPRTVSQPPVVVQQPRVVVQEPVIYQRPPVMVHEYYRPYPVYYGHGHRHGHHRSSSIHIGF; this is encoded by the coding sequence ATGAACAAGCATTTTACGCTAGCTGTGGTCGTGGTTTTCGCCTGTTCCAACGTGGCGTGGGGGCAGCGAACGAATACCACCGGAGGCGCCGCCGTCGGAGGTGCCGCAGGGGCGATTATTGGTGGTATTATCGGGCATCAGAACGATGAGACCCCAGAGGGAGCCTTGATCGGTGGCGCGGTTGGCGCAATCACCGGTGGTTTGCTCGGACGGGCCAAAGACAATCAAATTACAGAACAGCAATACCGTCAGCAGCAAGCCTACTACCAGGGCCAGCAACAGGCCTACGCACAGCAGCAGGTTATTGCGGAAACTGGCGTCAATATTAATGACGTGGTCAACATGTCCCGCAGTGGCTTGAATGAGACCTTGATCTTGAATCACATCCAGGCCAAGGGAGTGCAGCGACGTTTGGAGGTCAGTGAGATTATTGCCTTGCACCAGCAAGGGGTCAGCGATGTTGTGATTTCAGCAATGCAGTCAGCGCCCCTAGCGGCTCAACTGGCCGCGCCGCGCACTGTCTCTCAACCTCCGGTTGTGGTGCAACAGCCCCGCGTCGTCGTGCAGGAACCCGTCATTTATCAGCGTCCACCAGTGATGGTGCATGAGTACTATCGCCCCTATCCGGTCTACTACGGACATGGCCATCGTCATGGGCATCACCGATCCTCTTCGATTCATATCGGTTTTTAG
- a CDS encoding sugar phosphate isomerase/epimerase family protein, translating to MQREYLSRRAFVGSASALALLAAAPQRAVLAGEVSHSSPPRRMFKTLKIGMVRVEGDLTTKFKAAKRAGFDGIELNSPGIDVEATKAAIAETGLVVDGSVCSTHWNIRHSSPDAAVRAQALADLQTALRETHAVGGHTVLLVVGKGEDGTEEEVWQRSIANIRQALPLCGELGMTIAIENVWNQFLYTHDGPDDQTADKFVKYVDEFDSPWVGMQFDIGNHWKYGDPASWIRQLGRRVVKLDIKGFSRAEQKFADITEDDLPWAEVRKALDDINFHGWVAAEVGGGDEERLGKIAKQIDNALNLSPG from the coding sequence ATGCAGCGAGAGTATTTGTCGCGTCGCGCGTTCGTTGGTTCTGCTTCTGCCCTCGCCTTGCTGGCGGCTGCTCCGCAGCGTGCCGTCCTGGCTGGAGAGGTTTCTCATTCGTCACCACCCAGGCGAATGTTCAAGACGCTCAAGATCGGCATGGTGCGTGTCGAGGGGGATCTGACCACCAAGTTCAAGGCCGCTAAACGCGCGGGATTTGATGGGATTGAGCTGAATAGCCCAGGTATCGACGTCGAGGCAACCAAGGCTGCGATCGCTGAAACCGGACTCGTCGTTGACGGCTCCGTGTGTAGCACGCACTGGAATATTCGGCATTCTAGTCCCGACGCGGCTGTCCGAGCTCAAGCCCTGGCAGATCTGCAGACCGCACTTCGAGAGACGCATGCCGTGGGAGGTCATACGGTGCTGTTGGTGGTCGGTAAGGGGGAGGACGGTACCGAGGAGGAGGTCTGGCAGCGCTCCATCGCCAATATTCGCCAAGCGCTGCCGCTGTGCGGTGAATTGGGAATGACGATCGCCATCGAAAATGTTTGGAATCAGTTCCTATATACCCACGATGGTCCAGACGATCAAACAGCTGACAAGTTCGTGAAGTACGTGGACGAATTCGACTCCCCTTGGGTAGGTATGCAGTTCGACATTGGCAATCACTGGAAATACGGAGACCCTGCCAGCTGGATTCGCCAGCTGGGGCGTCGAGTCGTGAAGCTCGACATCAAGGGGTTCAGTCGCGCCGAGCAAAAGTTTGCCGACATTACGGAGGATGACTTGCCTTGGGCCGAGGTGCGAAAAGCACTGGATGACATCAATTTTCACGGCTGGGTCGCAGCCGAAGTTGGCGGAGGCGATGAAGAGCGGTTGGGGAAGATTGCTAAACAGATTGACAATGCATTGAATCTGAGTCCCGGCTAG
- a CDS encoding glycosyltransferase family 2 protein: MLTILFAACLVLLAALPAWLTFRNLPLFQPLAPLLESDRAPAVSVLIPARNEAAGIEEAITRVLESRGVRIELLVMDDHSADQTASLVAQRASEDSRVRLLLAPELPAGWNGKQHACWHLAQAAQFEFLLFVDADVRLATDAIARLVARLQGSDVSLLSGFPHQETETWLEKLLIPMMHFVLLGYLPLDQMRANTQPGFGAGCGQLFLARRQDYFDSGGHRGIQSSRHDGLKLPRAFRAAGFKTDVCNAEDIARVRMYASAAAVVQGLLKNATEGIANDRLIGPFTVLLAGGSVLPILSLPHAIQHGWNSIAVALLALATLLSFLPRALIALRLGQSWLGVVLQPLAVAVFLGIQWWAFLRAKLGREAVAWRGRNA, from the coding sequence ATGTTGACCATTCTTTTTGCAGCTTGTCTCGTCCTGCTTGCAGCCTTGCCCGCTTGGCTTACATTTCGCAATTTGCCACTGTTCCAACCTCTTGCTCCACTGCTCGAGTCGGATCGTGCGCCAGCCGTCTCGGTGTTGATCCCTGCCCGCAATGAGGCAGCGGGAATCGAGGAGGCAATCACGCGAGTGCTGGAAAGTCGCGGCGTGCGGATTGAGCTGCTCGTCATGGACGACCACTCGGCAGATCAGACCGCCAGTCTAGTCGCTCAACGGGCCTCTGAAGATTCGCGAGTGCGGTTGCTGTTGGCGCCCGAGTTGCCCGCCGGTTGGAATGGCAAGCAGCACGCCTGCTGGCATCTCGCGCAAGCGGCGCAGTTCGAGTTTCTGTTGTTCGTGGATGCGGATGTTCGTCTGGCCACCGATGCAATTGCGCGTTTGGTGGCAAGGCTGCAGGGATCGGACGTTTCGCTGCTGAGCGGTTTTCCCCATCAGGAAACGGAGACCTGGCTAGAAAAATTGCTGATCCCAATGATGCATTTCGTACTGCTTGGCTATTTGCCGCTAGACCAGATGCGAGCCAATACACAGCCAGGTTTTGGAGCTGGGTGCGGGCAGCTCTTTCTGGCTCGACGTCAAGACTACTTTGACTCAGGCGGCCATCGTGGCATCCAATCGTCGCGGCATGATGGATTGAAATTGCCCCGAGCGTTTCGAGCGGCTGGATTCAAAACAGATGTGTGCAATGCTGAGGATATCGCGCGGGTTAGGATGTACGCGTCGGCCGCGGCCGTCGTTCAAGGCCTGTTGAAAAATGCAACGGAGGGGATCGCCAACGATCGATTGATTGGCCCTTTCACCGTACTGTTGGCGGGGGGCAGCGTGTTACCGATTCTCTCGCTACCCCACGCGATCCAACATGGCTGGAACTCGATTGCGGTGGCACTGCTCGCACTGGCAACCCTGCTGAGCTTTCTGCCGCGGGCCTTGATCGCTCTACGGTTGGGGCAATCTTGGCTGGGAGTGGTGCTGCAACCGCTCGCAGTGGCGGTGTTTCTCGGAATCCAGTGGTGGGCATTCTTGCGGGCAAAGTTGGGGAGGGAGGCTGTCGCGTGGCGTGGGCGCAACGCGTAG
- a CDS encoding transglutaminase-like domain-containing protein — translation MPFCIARASAHPIHLQRQLFLVAMLCSTLLTFAQRPALAQSISESGSEAGARPLASETDNAETDAPAPLQMVAPKTLEMLIGVKVTSGSGNMLSTLATTVFPTPWPEQTVEILQVNMPANFRHDFRELPGGNQQLLMFAPVIPGNSTVEGTIRVRIQKSHIVGPEETTEFVIPRRIRRDLGLYIKDSPFIESSISEIRKIVKEIEASEPLTDWKKIEMMYDWVRENIAYERGDLKTVREALRDGTGDCEEMTSTFVALCRAARVPARCVWLPNHCYPEFYLEDKEGQGYWFPCQVAGTRNFGSMPEYLPILQKGDRFKVPEQTEVQRYLADYLSSKKVLGKGTPRVEFVRQLLGDAAAIPAPDLNGAANRSEEAAP, via the coding sequence ATGCCATTCTGTATTGCAAGGGCCTCGGCCCACCCCATCCACCTCCAACGCCAGCTCTTCCTGGTGGCCATGCTTTGCTCCACCCTACTGACTTTTGCTCAGCGTCCGGCTCTGGCTCAAAGTATCTCGGAATCTGGCAGTGAGGCGGGTGCCAGGCCCCTCGCGTCGGAAACCGACAACGCGGAAACCGATGCGCCCGCCCCGCTGCAAATGGTCGCCCCGAAAACCCTCGAAATGCTCATAGGAGTCAAAGTCACTTCCGGGTCGGGCAACATGCTCAGCACGCTTGCCACCACGGTCTTCCCCACTCCTTGGCCCGAACAGACGGTTGAAATTTTGCAGGTCAACATGCCCGCTAATTTCCGCCATGACTTCCGCGAATTGCCAGGAGGGAATCAGCAGCTCCTGATGTTTGCACCGGTCATCCCAGGCAATTCGACCGTCGAAGGCACCATTCGGGTGCGTATTCAAAAGAGCCATATTGTTGGCCCCGAGGAAACTACTGAATTCGTGATTCCGCGACGCATTCGTCGCGATCTAGGGCTCTACATCAAGGATAGCCCGTTCATCGAATCGTCAATCTCCGAGATACGCAAGATCGTCAAGGAAATTGAGGCCAGCGAGCCGCTGACCGACTGGAAAAAGATCGAGATGATGTACGATTGGGTGCGCGAGAATATCGCCTACGAACGCGGAGATCTCAAGACGGTGCGCGAGGCGCTGCGCGACGGGACGGGTGATTGCGAAGAGATGACCAGCACGTTTGTGGCACTTTGCCGTGCGGCGCGCGTGCCAGCCCGCTGCGTGTGGCTACCCAACCACTGCTACCCCGAATTCTACCTGGAAGACAAAGAGGGCCAAGGCTACTGGTTCCCCTGCCAAGTCGCCGGCACGCGAAACTTCGGCTCCATGCCTGAGTACCTCCCCATCCTGCAGAAAGGAGATCGCTTCAAAGTTCCTGAGCAAACCGAAGTCCAACGCTACTTGGCGGACTATCTGTCCTCGAAGAAAGTGCTGGGGAAGGGTACCCCACGTGTTGAGTTCGTTCGGCAGCTACTGGGGGACGCGGCCGCCATCCCCGCACCAGATCTCAATGGCGCTGCAAATCGCTCCGAAGAAGCGGCCCCTTAG